One part of the Oxyura jamaicensis isolate SHBP4307 breed ruddy duck unplaced genomic scaffold, BPBGC_Ojam_1.0 oxyUn_random_OJ106562, whole genome shotgun sequence genome encodes these proteins:
- the LOC118160185 gene encoding LOW QUALITY PROTEIN: apolipoprotein L domain-containing protein 1-like (The sequence of the model RefSeq protein was modified relative to this genomic sequence to represent the inferred CDS: inserted 2 bases in 1 codon; deleted 1 base in 1 codon) yields the protein MERNGAALPQTVDPTHHFHIALLDQRRRLRGQIAHLHKAARKINKLRKRSLIANISGSSLTAAGAVTAIVGLSLSPATLGASLLASAVGLGLATAGGAVNITSDLSLVFCNSREVRKVQEIATTCRKQMREILGCLEFLRRGQGPGDPTLLQSEKRASISLYNSVCFLVFCGSHSFLVPEYTKEVTKVSQAMLKAKIQKLAANLETCTRAMDEVCELLESRTQLSPRMRKXSLGAKTTTETPRPSS from the exons ATGGAGAGGAACGGTGCTGCCCTTCCCCAGACAGTGGACCCCACACACCACTTCCACATAGCGCTGCTGGATCAGAGACGGAGGCTGCGTGGTCAAATTGCTCACCTTCACAAGGCAGCTCGTAAAATAAACAAGCTCCGCAAAAGGTCCCTGATTGCCAACATCAGCGGGAGCTCACTGACCGCTGCGGGAGCAGTCACGGCCATCGTGGGGCTGTCCCTGAGCCCAGCTACACTGGGAGCCTCCCTGCTGGCATCAGCTGTGGGTTTGGGCCTAGCCACTGCT GGGGGGGCTGTCAATATCACCTCCGATCTCTCCTTGGTGTTCTGCAATTCCCGGGAGGTGAGAAAGGTGCAGGAAATTGCAACGACTTGTCGGAAACAGATGAGGGAAATCCTCGGCTGCCTGGAATTCCTCCGCCGGGGGCAGGGCCCAGGGGACCCCACACTGCTCCAGTCAGAGAAGAGGGCCTCCATCTCGCTGTACAACTCCGTCTGCTTCTTGGTCTTCTGTGGCTCCCACAGCTTCCTTGTGCCAGAATACACAAAGGAGGTCACAAAAGTGAGCCAGGCCATGCTGAAAGCCAAAATTCAGAAGTTGGCTGCCAACCTTGAGACCTGTACCAGGGCAATGGATGAAGTCTGTGAACTCCTTGAGTCCAGGACACAGCTTTCCCCACGGATGAGGAA CAGCCTGGGTGCTAAAACCACTACCGAGACCCCAAGACCATCCAGCTGA